A genome region from Carassius carassius chromosome 23, fCarCar2.1, whole genome shotgun sequence includes the following:
- the LOC132101366 gene encoding uncharacterized protein LOC132101366 — protein sequence MPKERPIKTVSPALHPIKVKEPWEVVGMDLIGPLKKTMKDHQYILTVTDLFTKWVIAEPLKCGSSTEVAEALVSKLYTFGMVRKIITDRGRAFVNELNAHIFAALNIKHAITSAYHPQSNGQDERTNQNVKRTLRKYVNQHHDDWDIHLQAIVYGINTAKQRSTKYSPYFLMYNRHPRLPQALNICETDAAFELADPEEELELKLALVKALNETVRENIENAQGKQKKAFEAKKRKGVRQCSLKAGDEVLIGEPKKKVKKGNCLQDLHQGPFTLTSLTEKGVASVAMLGKIQKVNVAQLRPYFRPQDHGHESEGSQNNAEDIGLVDHQYANKGPLWSKRLCPQQEQVLTYVLDRTHPAKEIVVLDGPVCLQREDFWSLGLEEQIGNACFRLVEEAARRHGMDVHIADLFEVPKWKLREPSLPDNVESKDIIILPAWSRGSQTASHYMLCVLLVAKKEAIFLDSLCPNGFGDEKYRIIFRQLAGEVANGPWVEKTGKDYDPFPVQSDGQSCGIFMIMYALCICTGAMFNFLDTDIPSIRKWWCIQILEKFSIARHGQNFGQRFAFWTEEAEQLMAGTLPPIYRIYRPQIVKEEQVEVEELPLTLKHMYEAEYIVRNSVGLFTGQMQEPTYMFMDHDDRREAWRVLESMQCDAMEPFTFIFEKIKDMETFMIICKDTLNLRVNAGVGLHSDPHSV from the exons ATGCCAAAAGAACGACCCATAAAGACTGTGTCTCCTGCCCTTCACCCTATTAAG GTGAAAGAGCCGTGGGAGGTGGTCGGTATGGACCTCATTGGTCCACTGAAAAAAACCATGAAAGACCATCAATACATCCTCACGGTGACGGACCTCTTCACGAAGTGGGTTATCGCTGAGCCTTTGAAGTGTGGCTCCAGCACTGAGGTGGCTGAGGCACTTGTGTCAAAGCTCTACACATTTGGTATGGTCCGGAAAATCATCACTGACAGGGGCCGTGCATTTGTTAACGAG CTTAATGCACACATATTTGCGGCGCTGAACATCAAGCATGCAATCACAAGTGCATACCATCCCCAGTCAAACGGCCAA GATGAGAGAACTAATCAAAATGTAAAGAGGACTCTCAGAAAATATGTGAATCAGCACCATGATGATTGGGACATCCACCTGCAGGCCATAGTTTATGGAATAAACACTGCAAAACAG AGATCCACCAAGTACAGCCCGTACTTTTTAATGTACAATAGGCACCCCCGTCTACCACAGGCATTAAATATCTGTGAGACAGACGCTGCCTTTGAATTGGCAGACCCAGAGGAGGAGCTGGAGCTAAAACTAGCTTTAGTCAAGGCCCTCAATGAAACG GTACGTGAAAACATTGAAAATGCACAGGGGAAACAAAAAAAGGCTTTTGAGGCAAAAAAAAGGAAAGGGGTTCGCCAATGCTCACTTAAGGCAGGGGACGAGGTCCTAATTGGGGAGCCCAAAAAGAAGGTGAAGAAGGGAAATTGTTTGCAGGATCTCCACCAAGGGCCATTCACCCTCACATCCCTGACAGAGAAGGGTGTGGCAAGTGTGGCTATGTTAGGGAAAATACAGAAAGTTAATGTTGCGCAGCTAAGGCCCTACTTTCGGCCACAAG ATCATGGCCATGAATCTGAGGGCAGCCAAAACAATGCAGAAGACATTGGACTGGTGGACCACCAGTATGCCAATAAAGGTCCACTGTGGTCCAAGAGGTTGTGTCCTCAGCAAGAACAAGTG ctGACCTATGTGCTGGACAGAACACATCCAGCAAAAGAAATTGTTGTTCTGGATGGTCCAGTTTGTCTTCAAAGGGAGGACTTTTGGAGCCTGGGGCTAGAGGAACAG ATTGGGAATGCGTGCTTCAGACTGGTAGAGGAGGCAGCCAGGAgacat GGAATGGATGTCCACATTGCTGACCTATTTGAAGTCCCTAAATGGAAACTAAGGGAACCTAGTTTGCCA gaCAATGTGGAATCTAAAGACATCAtcattttgccagcatggtctagGGGGTCACAAACAGCAAGCCACTACATGCTTTGT GTTTTATTAGTTGCTAAGAAGGAGGCTATTTTTCTGGACTCATTATGTCCAAATGGGTTTGGAGATGAGAAATACCGAATCATATTTAG acaACTTGCAGGAGAAGTGGCTAATGGACCGTGGGTGGAGAAGACGGGCAAAGATTATGAT CCATTTCCAGTTCAGTCAGATGGACAGAGCTGTGGGATATTCATGATTATG TATGCCCTCTGCATCTGTACTGGTGCCATGTTTAACTTTTTGGAT ACTGACATCCCATCTATTCGTAAGTGGTGGTGTATCCAGATTCTGGAGAAATTCTCGATTGCAAG GCATGGGCAGAACTTTGGGCAGCGCTTTGCTTTCTGGACAGAGGAGGCAGAACAGCTGATGGCAGGCACCCTACCACCTATTTATAGGATTTATCGACCCCAAATAGTCAAG gAGGAACAGGTAGAAGTGGAGGAGCTGCCCCTCACATTGAAACATATGTACGAGGCAGAATACATTGTGAGGAACAGTGTTGGGCTTTTCACTGGCCAGATGCAAGAGCCAACATACATGTTCATGGATCATGATGACCGAAGGGAAGCATGGAGGGTGCTGGAGTCAATGCAGTGCGATGCTATGGAGCCCTTCACATTCATTTTTGAAAAAATCAAGGACATGGAAACCTTTATGATTATTTGCAAAGACACCCTCAACCTGAGAGTAAATGCTGGAGTTGGCCTGCACAGTGACCCacactctgtgtga